Proteins found in one Deltaproteobacteria bacterium PRO3 genomic segment:
- a CDS encoding universal stress protein: MKKSSSKKRILWSFNPFQNDPKVLKNAVALLKLLSKQTGLKVEPVYVVSPAEVNVVLEFSVPAKDRYQAVAQLECEKVLKKIQFPGLLPATVLVENQVRLSASAKALAAYAEKTGAYALVIGTHGKSGLGRVLLGSFAETLLYHAKNPVLLVNPHLRAPAALKHFLFASDFSPASRRAFGEFCAFLKPLKAKATLYHVVPKPFPWASPATAYLLGTQTLNEAQYLREVARENLDKAEEFQKVAKKAGVPCEVRLETSDEDVAMAILRRVKGLKADGVGLAAQTGRWETALLGSTSRGLLREGRIPVWVLRAS; encoded by the coding sequence ATGAAAAAATCCTCTTCCAAAAAACGTATCCTCTGGTCCTTCAACCCCTTTCAAAACGACCCCAAGGTCCTGAAAAACGCGGTGGCCCTGCTGAAGCTGCTGTCGAAGCAAACGGGCCTGAAGGTCGAGCCGGTCTACGTCGTCAGCCCCGCCGAGGTGAACGTCGTCCTCGAGTTCAGCGTCCCCGCCAAGGACCGCTACCAGGCCGTCGCCCAGCTGGAGTGCGAGAAGGTCTTGAAGAAGATCCAATTCCCCGGCCTGCTGCCCGCGACCGTCCTGGTCGAAAACCAGGTCCGGCTCAGCGCCAGCGCCAAGGCCCTCGCGGCCTATGCCGAAAAGACCGGGGCCTACGCGCTCGTGATCGGGACCCACGGCAAGAGCGGCCTGGGGCGGGTGCTGCTCGGCAGCTTCGCCGAGACCCTGCTCTATCACGCCAAAAACCCCGTGCTCCTGGTCAATCCCCACCTGCGGGCGCCGGCCGCCCTCAAGCACTTCCTCTTCGCCAGCGACTTCAGCCCGGCCTCGCGACGGGCCTTCGGCGAATTCTGCGCCTTCCTCAAGCCGCTCAAGGCCAAGGCCACCTTGTATCACGTCGTGCCCAAGCCCTTTCCCTGGGCCTCCCCCGCCACGGCCTACCTGCTGGGCACCCAGACCCTGAACGAGGCCCAGTACCTGCGCGAGGTCGCCCGGGAAAACCTGGACAAGGCGGAAGAATTCCAAAAGGTGGCCAAAAAGGCGGGTGTCCCCTGCGAGGTGCGCCTCGAGACCAGCGACGAGGACGTCGCCATGGCCATCCTCAGGCGGGTCAAGGGCCTGAAGGCCGACGGCGTCGGCCTCGCCGCCCAGACCGGGCGCTGGGAGACCGCGCTGCTCGGCAGCACCTCCCGCGGCCTGCTCCGCGAGGGGCGAATTCCGGTTTGGGTCCTGCGCGCCTCGTGA